The Plodia interpunctella isolate USDA-ARS_2022_Savannah chromosome 22, ilPloInte3.2, whole genome shotgun sequence genome includes the window cccagtagattttgagttaatttattacaaacaaaaaaacaaaaatctatacatataaaactcttgcattactgagtgactgactaactgacagacaacgcacatcCGAAACTACAGCGgacgtagaaagctgaaatttggtgggtaggttcctaggacaatgtaggggagcactaagaagggatttcctgaaattcctacgggaaacggatttttactcacatacgaagttgtaaGCAAAAGCTGATACAAAATATCTTTCTCTTATATTACCTAGTATGGAAAACACGGGAGCGGAGTTGCATTGCAgctaacaaattaaatacttacaaacTTACAACTAAGTTTTATCTGCGCATGATTCACGAGGAAACGGCGATAGCTTCGGCCACGGCCGGAACAAAACTTGGATGGGCGTGGGAATATCCTACATTCATACATGGGAACTGTAGTTTTGTATAATCTGTGTCTGTCACGTGGGGGCAGGGGCAGTCACGAAATGGGTtaggaattttgaaaattgtaaattgatgTATTTATAAGAAAACGCTAAATGAATATAGTGCGCCGGCTTTTCTCCATTTCTGCATTGGACgtgttaaacaaaattttaaaagtactaggtacctacttataacgACTAGTTTATAGGTATAAgcaaaaatgttatgaatttTTGCCTAGTTATTTGGATAAAAAGCCCGCTGGTATGTTTTcgtaataaagttaaagaatatatataagtaaacttGGAGTTAATGGGCTTCATAGTTTTCTCAGCGTGTTTCACACCGCGAAGCCTGGAGTTAACGTAAAAAGTAAACCAAACCTTACCTGTATCGCTGGTTCGATGGACCTGATGGACGATGaatgaattttgaagattcttcCCTGGAAAGTACAAGCAATTTCCccaaaatcccacgggaattGATAGAACATTTTTGGAAGTCGCGAAAAGAAAATACGGTACCTGCCTACCTACTTTCTTCTCGCAACTTCCAGATAAGAAAAtagacaagaaaatatttcttttcgcAACTTCGTAGCTAATATTCTCTTTTACAAATGGGATAATTGCATTGTTTACCGATATCGATTGGTTTTCAATGTTTTAGAGTGGATTTTCCCAAggttttatgattattttaatgacaacAGAAATAATGGCATGGTTTGGTTATTTTACCTTTAGCAACTCCGTAAATTATTTAGGTACgtaattagatatttattgttattagttGGTAACTGTCAAGATGAGAATTTAAGATACTTGTAGGCATTGTACCATAAGCTAGCTACACACTATCACCGAACCATGGAATTATTgtataaagtacttattaaatccatgcacCGAACTCAGACAGGATGTCGACTCGCAGTGAAAAAAGAGAAAGTacatttctgtttttattagatttcgCTAACGCTAGATACCCTAATGGCTAGGGTATCTAACgtccttctaaatctataggCTAGGGCCTAgcccatagatttagaaggacTGTCAAAGGAGgtgtttgtataaattatatacgtaTTTTCCAGACATAACGGGTTTTAACCAGACATAATTATAACCTTAGGATGTGCAATTGCATATAATATATCACACGAATCGTGAAGCATtgaaaatataggtatgtacttatgtactATGGTTATTGCTTGGATGTTCCCACCACAAACCCAGCCAGTCCATTTTGTTGGAAATGTGAAACGTTGGATGTTCTTTATACAGTTTCATAAAATTCTTCTTTtgcttgtttaaaaaaatctgttgtgAAAAAAATGCTGTTATCTGTCACTGTCAATGATGTCATAATAATTGCCAGTGCCACGCCACAACGGATAAATAATCGTATCACGTAAAGTTTGAGATGgcaaaattgaaacaaaaataaatacgtgtgtttttaagttattaacaATGGAGGAAGgaaattctattatatatgGTCTTGAACATCAAGtacgtaaattttaatttcctttaCTAAGCAGAGGCTTGATAGATTTAGTTTCTATAAAGTATTTAGATGATGTTTCtctattatttctttcagACACGGGCGCTCTCACCTCAGTACGGGGAGAGTGAAGCTATAAGGTTCCTAATCGGCACACAAAGTCTCAAGCCGCACACGAATCAGGTTCATGTGGTGGAGTTAGAAGAGGACACTGGCGCTTTACATACAAAGGTACTATTATGTATtcatacttttgttttattttattagagatACCAACAGCATTCACACGTTTACAAATgctttaaaatcttattttataataagacTATTAAGAGGTTTctccacagatttatatattactcaAAATCTGTGGGTTTCTCTCTATTACAATACTATTATAgtcgaaaaataataacattgtaaGAATACATACTAAAAgtaatcatatatataaaaaatgcatgAATTAAAATCTAATGTTCTGCAATATCATTCAACTGTAATGATGTAGCATGAAGTATTGTCACCTGCAGACTAATTTGTCATTCCAttgatatcataataataatattgttagtgAAATAAGGTGCCTGGGAAATGCCTTTAGCTTGaagtaaaatgatatttttttctcttctaCATTCTAGCCTAATAGCTGGTTCATgagaaattttacattatatatccTAGTCCTAGTTTATAAAGTACTTTTGTTCAAACAGGTGTTCAAACACGACATCGGTGAGATCTGGCACCTGCGCTGTTCCCCCCACGATGCAGCGACACTGCTCACTGTACACAACGCATACGACCCCAACACTTCCCAGTGCACAATGGGGGTCACCATTTATAAGCTACCTACTGTTGAGGTACTTCACTTGCAAAATTTCCACACCATTTCACCcaagtatattatttgatgTCCGCCATGTTGCCTTAGGTATCTGCATATAAACCTGACCCACTGTGTTAGTAAGCTAGTATGGTAGGGGTTAACATAATACAGGGGGTAAGATCCAAAAgctgttttaaattatcatcatagtcaggtattcctcatggctgagggtcgtggtcattacgtggaattaaacacacacaacaactttcttgacattacAAAATGGAGTCGTTTgccgttgccttctccatttcacacacaagttaataatcaaccagtgtgcaggtttcctccacgatgttttccttcactggaagtaagtggtggttgatgaaaacaactatacatgagtcaggttggtatacaaactctgtgacacgagtaggattcgaacctgggacctttcgattcacagacgggcgtcttaaccattacaccaccaccaatTCTTCTTAAAGGAGTcagcataattaatttttgcctTTCTACAGGTCATACCCAAAGATCTGGACGACTTAAGCGCTATTCAAGGGAGAAATGCTGAGGATCTGGAAGTTCTCAAAACTATTAAACCTGAGGTAAAATTTACTTGTCAATTGTGAGGTAACAACTTaaggattttaataatattatgtgtattaaaTTGTTGTCATTTTCGAATATGTTCTCGGACGCAAGAGCGTTGAAAAAAGCGCGTAAATTTCGCCTGTTTGCTTGCACCCTTGCACTATAAACTTtgacgtgcgcagaaaaacgaaaaAGTGCGCCGTTTTGTCtataaacgtcagcggcgcgccgttTCAAATCAACGTCAAACTGACAGTGCATCTCCCTCACATTTAGTAATGGTGGATCATTGACGTTTATCGAGCCAACGAAACTCAACTGTTTTTTTTCAACGAGCAACTAGTTACTAAACCAGTTGCCGTTGCCAACTGGTTTGATATACAACGTGACATTGTTTTGTCTGACAACAGACTACAGTTAGTCTATTAGTCTACATTTCAACGTGACTTTTTGATTCGTACCGTTCTTGGCTCAACGCATTCAgcttagtagtataaaaaataacgtacTTTTgcgaattttttattttgtaatttagaaACCGGACGAAGAGATCCTCTCCGCGGAATGGCACCCTAGCTCTCCGAATCGCATCGGCGTCGTGTACAGCGGCGCGGCGGTGGAGCACTGCGCGGAGTCGGGCGCCGCGCTGAGCCGCTGTGCGCCCGACCCGCGCTCGCGGCTGAAGCTCGCCGGCGGCAGGTGGCCGCAGCACCGCGCGGACCACCAGGTCGGTGGAGAATACACACGTtccgatttcaaaatatacatgtaattttttttacgccaCGGTCACTGACGTTCCGACACAAGATCTATTATAACAAACTATAGCCGCCCGTCTCGACCACGcgcgggtaaaacataataaattaaacacctaaaccttcctcaggaatcaccatatgtattggtgaaaaccacatgaaaatctgtgcagtagtttttgagtttattcgcGAAaaggcagacagacagacgcg containing:
- the LOC128679631 gene encoding EARP and GARP complex-interacting protein 1 isoform X2, coding for MEEGNSIIYGLEHQTRALSPQYGESEAIRFLIGTQSLKPHTNQVHVVELEEDTGALHTKVFKHDIGEIWHLRCSPHDAATLLTVHNAYDPNTSQCTMGVTIYKLPTVEVIPKDLDDLSAIQGRNAEDLEVLKTIKPEKPDEEILSAEWHPSSPNRIGVVYSGAAVEHCAESGAALSRCAPDPRSRLKLAGGRWPQHRADHQFAVLQDTHIKCYDTRTDCSKPAWSIDNAHRQLVRDLDFNPNRQFHVASAGDDAALNIWDYRNGREPIFSRTDHSHWVWSVRYNTYHEQLLLTGSSDGRALLTAADSICRDRSDRSDRSDSDTRLEDGVLQSYEQHEDSVYCAEWSAAEPWTFASLSYDARLVLSRVPRHFKYKILL
- the LOC128679631 gene encoding EARP and GARP complex-interacting protein 1 isoform X1, which translates into the protein MEEGNSIIYGLEHQMMFLYYFFQTRALSPQYGESEAIRFLIGTQSLKPHTNQVHVVELEEDTGALHTKVFKHDIGEIWHLRCSPHDAATLLTVHNAYDPNTSQCTMGVTIYKLPTVEVIPKDLDDLSAIQGRNAEDLEVLKTIKPEKPDEEILSAEWHPSSPNRIGVVYSGAAVEHCAESGAALSRCAPDPRSRLKLAGGRWPQHRADHQFAVLQDTHIKCYDTRTDCSKPAWSIDNAHRQLVRDLDFNPNRQFHVASAGDDAALNIWDYRNGREPIFSRTDHSHWVWSVRYNTYHEQLLLTGSSDGRALLTAADSICRDRSDRSDRSDSDTRLEDGVLQSYEQHEDSVYCAEWSAAEPWTFASLSYDARLVLSRVPRHFKYKILL